One Clavelina lepadiformis chromosome 1, kaClaLepa1.1, whole genome shotgun sequence genomic region harbors:
- the LOC143467918 gene encoding uncharacterized protein LOC143467918 — protein sequence MKRIVVVLCLVLSLTRAQQEDCDRNNEVAIATYGQCVEADALDCTHTCTGTPIVDEVNCTLASHCCFINNQCKLKTIVNPRAVTVATVDLPDVQAQLLKELQHAKIETVEDDKVTERGLSILPPFLPPSGPGGFPPTGPGGFPPTGPGGFPGFYPPRFPSHCAKFPDNCPVNHGPQIDLRPPVNVPYCQRIPCSQSNPLLDQDLHQCIRQPGCAFDYELFQYRSILRQAVLPGVPVCHLAVRNRVFQQKANEFVQQYGSWNPLLTKCLIKEYQSEIFGGSPGCYMINVLEHFGHYPKRAGWSTITESECYLIDGCWKITNTGGTCVYPLELNHVTVRSGNDEEDSQLPDPRGLYGVPSCMPFNSAATGAEFLSSYHTCLATGCAINVDRNTYWQQLYSLGTDLPLHLQQTYLNMIYSGQVRADNFKEILEQLKASSGFGNVFSTHTFPVGSIDPLIAYSLNLTSSQPRHLQFPNVGAQNPNLHSSLLGGLGGQGSIPGFGNLGGQLPHGFYPGHYQPACPYKPVKYINLPPLSGSFEGCCEKPLCYIPRPQIYHPFSGVSSYLTYWSAWSQCSVSCGGGKQTRTRICVGGKCPKGSQTEQTKYCNENPCPYYHEWTDFSSCSVSCGGGVRTRSRVCSVTDQCQGISTETTPCKPGACPTYDYGEWTPCSAEYGEGQKQRTVSCLNGGAYGCPADRIEYEECAVYYGNVVHQTGVCNPNTCMKTSRPQCVTDNGSPGYCEPSQMRPRSVPCIDNLVCYCKAYPTAFGCNRSLNLP from the exons ATGAAGAGAATCGTTGTAGTTTTGTGTTTGGTGCTGAGTTTGACCAGAGCGCAGCAGGAAGATTGCGACCGAAACAACGAAGTTGCCATTGCAACTTACGGACAATGCGTGGAAG CCGATGCATTGGACTGCACTCACACATGCACGGGAACACCTATTGTAGATGAAGTCAATTGTACTCTTGCATCTCATTGTTGCTTTATCAACAACCAATGTAAACTGAAGACAATTG TGAATCCGAGAGCGGTCACCGTGGCCACAGTCGATCTTCCAGATGTCCAAGCGCAATTATTGAAAGAATTGCAGCATGCCAAAATTGAAACAGTTGAAGACGATAAAGTAACCGAAAGAGGACTTTCGATTTTGCCACCGTTCCTACCGCCATCAGGACCAGGGGGATTTCCACCAACCGGACCGGGGGGATTTCCACCAACCGGACCAGGAGGATTTCCAGGATTTTACCCACCACGTTTTCCGTCTCACTGTGCGAAGTTCCCCGACAACTGTCCAGTAAACCATGGCCCTCAAATTGATCTTAGACCTCCAGTCAATGTTCCTTATTGTCAAAG AATCCCCTGTTCACAATCCAACCCACTTTTGGATCAAGATCTTCATCAGTGCATTCGTCAACCTGGATGTGCCTTCGACTACGAACTTTTCCAGTACAGGAGCATTTTAAGACAAGCGGTACTTCCAGGAGTCCCAGTGTGTCATCTGGCCGTCAGGAATCGCGTTTTTCAACAGAAAGCAAATGAATTCGTCCAACAG TATGGATCATGGAACCCTCTCCTGACAAAGTGCCTCATCAAGGAATATCAATCCGAGATATTTGGTGGGTCACCGGGATGCTACATGATTAATGTATTGGAACACTTTGGTCATTATCCGAAGAGAGCTGGATGGTCAA CAAtcactgaaagtgaatgttATCTCATTGATGGATGTTGGAAGATCACCAACACTGGAGGAACTTGCGTGTATCCACTTGAGCTCAATCACGTTACTGTGAGATCAGGCAATGATGAGGAAGACAGTCAACTTCCCGATCCGAGAGGACTTTATGGTGTTCCATCATGCATGCCGTTTAATTCTGCAGCGACTGGAGCTGAGTTTCTTTCAAGTTATCACACCTGTTTGGCCACTGGGTGCGCAATTAACGTCGACAGGAACACTTATTGGCAACAACTTTACTCGCTTGGAACCGATCTTCCTCTACATCTTCAGCAAACATATCTCAACATGATCTACTCTGGTCAAGTTAGAGCCGAcaactttaaagaaattttggaacaACTGAAAGCCAGTTCAGGTTTCGGTAATGTCTTCTCGACACACACATTTCCGGTTGGCAGTATTGATCCGTTGATTGCTTATTCGCTTAACCTCACTTCATCTCAACCCCGTCATTTGCAATTTCCAAACGTCGGAGCTCAAAATCCCAATCTCCATTCAAGTCTACTTGGTGGTCTCGGTGGCCAGGGTTCGATACCAGGCTTTGGTAATCTCGGAGGTCAGTTACCGCATGGTTTCTACCCAGGACATTATCAACCTGCTTGCCCATACAAACCAGTGAAGTATATCAATCTTCCTCCTCTCAGTGGGAGCTTCGAAGGATGCTGTGAAAAGCCTCTCTGTTACATTCCACGGCCACAGATTTATCATCCGTTTTCTGGTGTGTCGTCATATCTCACATATTGGTCCGCTTGGTCGCAATGCTCCGTCTCCTGCGGTGGTGGAAAACAAACCAGAACCAGAATCTGCGTTGGTGGCAAATGTCCTAAAGGTAGCCAAACTGAACAAACAAAGTACTGCAACGAGAACCCTTGTCCTTATTACCACGAGTGGACCGACTTTAGCTCCTGCAGTGTGTCATGTGGAGGCGGAGTCCGTACAAGATCACGTGTTTGCTCTGTCACAGACCAATGTCAAGGTATATCCACGGAGACAACACCTTGCAAACCTGGTGCTTGCCCAACTTACGACTATGGCGAGTGGACTCCGTGCAGCGCTGAATATGGAGAAGGTCAAAAGCAAAGAACCGTCAGTTGTCTCAACGGAGGAGCTTACGGATGCCCAGCTGACAGAATCGAATACGAAGAATGCGCTGTTTACTATGGCAATGTTGTTCATCAAACAGGAGTTTGCAATCCAAACACTTGCATGAAGACATCGCGTCCTCAATGCGTTACAGATAATGGTTCTCCAGGCTACTGTGAACCATCCCAGATGAGGCCTCGATCTGTACCTTGCATCGATAACTTGGTGTGTTATTGCAAAGCTTATCCAACAGCGTTTGGTTGCAACAGATCACTTAACTTGCCTTAA
- the LOC143468231 gene encoding uncharacterized protein LOC143468231 has protein sequence MINVLEHFGHYPKRAGWSTITESECYLIDGCWKITNTGGTCVYPLELNHVTVRSGNDEEDSQLPDPRGLYGVPSCMPFNSAATGAEFLSSYHTCLATGCAINVDRNTYWQQLYSLGTDLPLHLQQTYLNMIYSGQVRADNFKEILEQLKASSGFGNVFSTHTFPVGSIDPLIAYSLNLTSSQPRHLQFPNVEAQNPNLHSSLLGGLGGQGSIPGFGNLGGQLPHGFYPGHYQPACPYKPVKYINLPPLSGSFEGCCEKPLCYIPRPQIYHPFSGVSSYLTYWSAWSQCSVSCGGGKQTRTRICVGGKCPKGSQTEQTKYCNENPCPYYHEWTDFSSCSVSCGGGVRTRSRVCSVTDQCQGISTETTPCKPGACPTYDYGEWTPCSAEYGEGQKQRTVSCLNGGAYGCPADRIEYEECAVYYGNVVHQTGVCNPNTCMKTSRPQCVTDNGSPGYCEPSQMRPRSVPCIDNLVCYCKAYPTAFGCNRSLNLP, from the exons ATGATTAATGTATTGGAACACTTTGGTCATTATCCGAAGAGAGCTGGATGGTCAA CAAtcactgaaagtgaatgttATCTCATTGATGGATGTTGGAAGATCACCAACACTGGAGGAACTTGCGTGTATCCACTTGAGCTCAATCACGTTACTGTCAGATCAGGAAATGATGAGGAAGACAGTCAACTTCCCGATCCGAGAGGACTTTATGGTGTTCCATCATGCATGCCGTTTAATTCTGCAGCGACTGGAGCTGAGTTTCTTTCAAGTTATCACACCTGTTTGGCCACTGGGTGCGCAATTAACGTCGACAGGAACACTTATTGGCAACAACTTTACTCGCTTGGAACCGATCTTCCTCTACATCTTCAGCAAACATATCTCAACATGATCTACTCTGGTCAAGTTAGAGCCGAcaactttaaagaaattttggaacaACTGAAAGCCAGTTCAGGTTTCGGTAATGTCTTCTCGACACACACATTTCCGGTTGGCAGTATTGATCCGTTGATTGCTTATTCGCTTAACCTCACTTCATCTCAACCCCGTCATTTGCAATTTCCAAACGTCGAAGCTCAAAATCCCAATCTCCATTCAAGTCTACTTGGTGGTCTCGGTGGCCAGGGTTCGATACCAGGCTTTGGTAATCTCGGAGGTCAGTTACCGCATGGTTTCTACCCAGGACATTATCAACCTGCTTGCCCATACAAACCAGTGAAGTATATCAATCTTCCTCCTCTCAGTGGTAGCTTCGAAGGATGCTGTGAAAAGCCTCTCTGTTACATTCCACGGCCACAGATTTATCATCCGTTTTCTGGTGTGTCGTCATATCTCACATATTGGTCCGCTTGGTCGCAATGCTCCGTCTCCTGCGGTGGTGGAAAACAAACCAGAACCAGAATCTGCGTTGGTGGCAAATGTCCTAAAGGTAGCCAAACTGAACAAACAAAGTACTGCAACGAGAACCCTTGTCCTTATTACCACGAGTGGACCGACTTTAGCTCCTGCAGTGTGTCATGTGGAGGCGGAGTCCGTACAAGATCACGTGTTTGCTCTGTCACAGACCAGTGTCAAGGTATATCCACGGAGACAACACCTTGCAAACCTGGTGCTTGCCCAACTTACGACTATGGCGAGTGGACTCCGTGCAGCGCTGAATATGGAGAAGGTCAAAAGCAAAGAACCGTCAGTTGTCTCAACGGAGGAGCTTACGGATGCCCAGCTGACAGAATCGAATACGAAGAATGCGCTGTTTACTATGGCAATGTTGTTCATCAAACAGGAGTTTGCAATCCAAACACTTGCATGAAGACATCGCGTCCTCAATGCGTTACAGATAATGGTTCTCCAGGCTACTGTGAACCATCCCAGATGAGGCCTCGATCTGTACCTTGCATAGACAACTTGGTGTGTTATTGCAAAGCTTATCCAACAGCGTTTGGTTGCAACAGATCACTCAACTTGCCTTAA
- the LOC143467902 gene encoding uncharacterized protein LOC143467902, with amino-acid sequence MKRIVVVLCLVLSLTRAQQEDCDRNNEVAIATYGQCVEADALDCTHTCTGTPIVDEVNCTLASHCCFINNQCKLKTIVNPRAVTVATVDLPDVQAQLLKELQQAKIETVEDDKVTERGLSILPPFLPPSGPGGFPPTGPGGFPPTGPGGFPGFYPPRLPSHCAKFPDNCPVNHGPQIDLRPPVNVPYCQRIPCSQSNPLLDQDLHQCIRQPGCAFDYELFQYRSILRQAVLPGVPVCHLAVRNRVFQQKANEFVQQYGSWNPLLTKCLIKEYQSEIFGGSPGCYMINVLEHFGHYPKRAGWSTITESECYLIDGCWKITNTGGTCVYPLELNHVTVRSGNDEEDSQLPDPRGLYGVPSCMPFNSAATGAEFLSSYHTCLATGCAINVDRNTYWQQLYSLGTDLPLHLQQTYLNMIYSGQVRADNFKEILEQLKASAGFGNVFSTHTFPVGSIDPLIAYSLNLTSSQPRHLQFPNVGAQNPNLHSSLLGGLGGQGSIPGFGNLGGQFPHGFYPGHHQPACPYKPVKYINLPPLSGSFEGCCEKPLCYIPRPQIYHPFSGVSSYLTYWSAWSQCSVSCGGGKQTRTRTCVGGKCPKGHQTEQTKYCNENPCPYYHEWTDFSSCSVSCGGGVRTRSRVCSVTGQCQGISTETTPCKPGACPTYNYGEWTPCSAEYGEGQKQRTVSCLNGGAYGCPGDRIEYEECAVYYGNVVHQTGVCNPNTCMKTSRPQCVTDNGSPGYCEPSQMRPRSVPCIDNLVCYCKAYPTAFGCNRSLNLP; translated from the exons ATGAAGAGAATCGTTGTAGTTTTGTGTTTGGTGCTGAGTTTGACCAGAGCGCAGCAGGAAGATTGCGACCGAAACAACGAGGTTGCCATTGCAACTTACGGACAATGCGTGGAAG CCGATGCATTGGACTGCACTCACACATGCACGGGAACACCTATTGTAGATGAAGTCAATTGTACTCTTGCATCTCATTGTTGCTTTATCAACAACCAATGTAAACTGAAGACAATTG TGAATCCGAGAGCGGTCACCGTGGCCACAGTCGATCTTCCAGATGTCCAAGCGCAATTATTGAAAGAATTGcagcaagccaaaattgaaaCAGTTGAAGACGATAAAGTAACCGAAAGAGGACTTTCAATTTTGCCACCCTTCCTACCGCCATCAGGACCAGGGGGATTTCCACCAACCGGACCGGGGGGATTTCCACCAACCGGACCAGGAGGATTTCCAGGATTCTACCCACCACGTCTTCCGTCTCACTGTGCAAAGTTCCCCGACAACTGTCCAGTAAACCATGGCCCTCAAATTGATCTTAGACCTCCAGTCAATGTTCCTTATTGTCAAAG AATTCCCTGTTCACAATCCAACCCACTTTTGGATCAAGATCTTCATCAGTGCATTCGTCAACCTGGATGTGCCTTCGACTACGAACTTTTCCAGTACAGGAGCATTTTAAGACAAGCGGTACTTCCAGGAGTCCCAGTATGTCATCTGGCCGTCAGGAATCGCGTTTTCCAACAGAAAGCAAATGAATTCGTCCAACAG TATGGATCATGGAACCCTCTCCTGACAAAGTGCCTCATCAAGGAATATCAATCCGAGATATTTGGTGGGTCACCGGGATGCTACATGATTAATGTATTGGAACACTTTGGTCATTATCCGAAGAGAGCTGGATGGTCAA CAAtcactgaaagtgaatgttATCTCATTGATGGATGTTGGAAGATCACCAACACTGGAGGAACTTGCGTGTATCCACTTGAGCTCAATCACGTTACTGTCAGATCAGGAAATGATGAGGAAGACAGTCAACTTCCCGATCCGAGAGGACTTTATGGTGTTCCGTCATGCATGCCGTTTAATTCTGCAGCGACTGGAGCTGAGTTTCTTTCAAGTTATCACACCTGTTTGGCCACTGGGTGCGCAATTAACGTCGACAGGAACACTTATTGGCAACAACTTTACTCGCTTGGAACCGATCTTCCTCTACATCTTCAGCAAACATATCTCAACATGATCTACTCTGGTCAAGTTAGAGCCGAcaactttaaagaaattttggaacaACTGAAGGCCAGTGCAGGTTTCGGTAATGTCTTCTCAACACACACATTTCCGGTTGGCAGTATTGATCCGTTGATTGCTTATTCGCTTAACCTCACTTCATCTCAACCCCGTCATTTGCAATTTCCAAACGTCGGAGCTCAAAATCCCAATCTCCATTCAAGTCTACTTGGTGGTCTCGGTGGCCAGGGTTCGATACCAGGCTTTGGTAATCTCGGAGGTCAGTTCCCACATGGTTTCTACCCAGGACATCACCAACCTGCTTGCCCATACAAACCAGTGAAGTATATCAATCTTCCTCCACTCAGTGGTAGCTTTGAAGGATGCTGTGAAAAGCCTCTCTGTTACATTCCACGGCCACAGATTTATCATCCGTTTTCTGGTGTGTCGTCATATCTCACATATTGGTCCGCTTGGTCGCAATGCTCCGTCTCCTGCGGTGGTGGAAAACAAACCAGAACCAGAACCTGCGTTGGTGGCAAATGTCCCAAAGGTCACCAAACTGAACAAACGAAATACTGCAACGAGAACCCTTGTCCTTATTACCATGAGTGGACCGACTTTAGCTCCTGCAGTGTGTCATGTGGAGGCGGAGTCCGTACAAGATCACGTGTTTGCTCTGTCACAGGTCAGTGTCAAGGTATATCCACGGAGACAACACCTTGCAAACCTGGTGCTTGTCCAACTTACAACTACGGCGAGTGGACTCCGTGCAGCGCTGAATATGGAGAAGGTCAAAAGCAAAGAACCGTCAGTTGTCTCAACGGAGGAGCTTACGGATGCCCAGGTGACAGAATCGAATACGAAGAATGCGCTGTTTACTATGGCAATGTTGTTCATCAAACAGGAGTTTGCAATCCAAACACTTGCATGAAGACATCGCGTCCTCAATGCGTTACAGATAATGGTTCTCCAGGCTACTGTGAACCATCCCAGATGAGGCCTCGATCTGTACCTTGCATCGACAACTTGGTGTGTTATTGCAAAGCTTATCCAACAGCGTTTGGTTGCAACAGATCACTTAATCTTCCTTGA
- the LOC143468247 gene encoding uncharacterized protein LOC143468247: MTSGCASSVDRETLLQHLHGVTKSYLPYALQHQYWSMVLLGEVRPNNWRQVADKLIKDNQNSLAGIFDSLLPSNIIGGSVGTDGMSALPFTLALNITAQSSIRQPFVNYGSFGEFGIGSPLSSDGTITGRSLNLDESPEAPSSSVSIGNFGSVNPNDPDLHNSLSGFGAPIPSTIQRRNYFGCPYQPIHWPNFPSLEGSFQGCCKRPLCYLPKQAIRKTYSGLAKYDTMWSSWGPCSATCGEGKTKRNRHCVGEGCGGGYEEQIKYCMETPCPTFTPWSQYGPCSVSCGGGTKTRTRSCVGDGPCSGELKEESPCKPGKCPTFRARPGNSWSSCSTTCGVGVQRRNLRCVDPGAYGCPPVKFEEKECNKYCGRVVYNPRTCDPSTCKYTQTPRCVQRNRRPGHCPPDDMKVKTGANCFEGSCICRRFPHFCPRRPSTGSGNRNSLFDLQ; encoded by the coding sequence ATGACCTCGGGATGCGCTTCCAGTGTGGACCGGGAAACACTGTTGCAGCACCTGCACGGTGTGACAAAATCCTACCTTCCATACGCTCTACAACATCAATACTGGAGCATGGTCCTTTTGGGAGAAGTTAGACCTAACAATTGGAGGCAAGTGGCGGATAAGCTTATCAAAGATAACCAGAACTCTTTGGCCGGCATCTTTGATTCACTGCTTCCTTCAAACATTATCGGAGGTTCAGTAGGTACAGATGGAATGAGCGCCTTACCGTTCACGCTCGCTCTGAATATAACAGCCCAGTCGTCTATTCGTCAGCCGTTTGTTAACTATGGCTCGTTTGGTGAGTTTGGTATCGGTTCTCCTTTAAGTAGTGATGGAACTATTACCGGCAGATCGTTGAATCTTGACGAGAGTCCGGAAGCTCCTTCCAGCAGTGTAAGTATCGGAAACTTTGGGAGCGTCAATCCCAATGACCCTGATCTTCATAACTCACTTAGTGGATTTGGGGCACCTATTCCGTCAACAATACAGAGAAGAAATTACTTCGGCTGCCCTTACCAACCGATTCACTGGCCCAATTTTCCGTCGTTAGAAGGCAGTTTTCAAGGATGTTGCAAGAGACCATTGTGCTATTTACCCAAACAGGCAATTCGGAAGACCTATTCGGGCCTGGCAAAGTACGACACCATGTGGTCATCATGGGGCCCTTGCAGCGCAACATGTGGCGAAGGAAAGACAAAGAGAAACCGTCACTGCGTAGGCGAAGGCTGTGGGGGAGGTTATGAAGAACAAATAAAGTATTGCATGGAGACGCCTTGTCCAACGTTCACTCCATGGAGCCAATATGGTCCCTGTAGCGTTAGTTGCGGCGGAGGAACAAAAACCAGAACTAGATCCTGTGTAGGTGACGGTCCTTGTAGTGGCGAACTTAAAGAAGAGAGCCCTTGCAAGCCTGGAAAGTGTCCAACGTTTCGAGCCCGTCCAGGTAACTCTTGGTCCAGCTGCAGCACAACTTGCGGGGTTGGTGTGCAGAGAAGAAACCTTAGGTGCGTAGACCCGGGTGCATACGGTTGTCCACCTGTCAAGTTTGAAGAGAAAGAATGCAACAAATACTGCGGCAGAGTTGTTTATAACCCAAGAACATGCGACCCATCGACGTGCAAATACACTCAAACACCGAGATGCGTTCAACGGAATCGAAGACCAGGCCATTGTCCGCCGGATGATATGAAGGTTAAGACGGGAGCTAACTGTTTTGAAGGCTCTTGTATCTGTCGTCGGTTCCCTCACTTTTGTCCCCGACGACCAAGTACCGGATCGGGGAATCGCAATTCTTTGTTTGATTTGCAGTGA
- the LOC143467950 gene encoding uncharacterized protein LOC143467950, with protein MKRIVVVLCLVLSLTRAQQEDCDRNNEVAIATYGQCVEADALDCTHTCTGTPIVDEVNCTLASHCCFINNQCKLKTIVNPRAVTVATVDLPDVQAQLLKELQQAKIETVEDDKVTERGLSILPPFLPPSGPGGFPTTGPGGFPPTGPGGFPGFYPPRLPSHCAKFPDNCPVNHGPQIDLRPPVNVPYCQRIPCSQSNPLLDQDLHQCIRQPGCAFDYELFQYRSILRQAVLPGVPVCHLAVRNRVFQQKANEFVQQYGSWNPLLTKCLIKEYQSEIFGGSPGCYMINVLEHFGHYPKRAGWSTITESECYLIDGCWKITNTGGTCVYPLELNHVTVRSGNDEEDSQLPDPRGLYGVPSCMPFNSAATGAEFLSSYHTCLATGCAINVDRDTYWQQLYSLGTDLPLHLQQTYLNMIYSGQVRADNFKEILEQLKASSGFGNVFSTHTFPVGSIDPLIAYSLNLTSSQPRHLQFPNVGAQNPNLHSSLLGGLGGQGSIPGFGNLGGQFPHGFYPGNHQPACPYKPVKYINLPPLSGSFEGCCEKPLCYIPRPQIYHPFSGVSSYLTYWSAWSQCSVSCGGGKQTRTRTCVGGKCPKGHQTEQTKYCNENPCPYYHEWTDFSSCSVSCGGGVRTRSRVCSVTGQCQGISTETTPCKPGACPTYNYGEWTPCSAEYGEGQKQRTVSCLNGGAYGCPADRIEYEECAVYYGNVVHQTGVCNPNTCMKTSRPQCVTDNGSPGYCEPSQMRPRSVPCIDNLVCYCKAYPTAFGCNRSLNLP; from the exons ATGAAGAGAATCGTTGTAGTTTTGTGTTTGGTGCTGAGTTTGACCAGAGCGCAGCAGGAAGATTGCGACCGAAACAACGAGGTTGCCATTGCAACTTACGGACAATGCGTGGAAG CCGATGCATTGGACTGCACTCACACATGCACGGGAACACCTATTGTAGATGAAGTCAATTGTACTCTTGCATCTCATTGTTGCTTTATCAACAACCAATGTAAACTGAAGACAATTG TGAATCCGAGAGCGGTCACCGTGGCCACAGTCGATCTTCCAGATGTCCAAGCGCAATTATTGAAAGAATTGcagcaagccaaaattgaaaCAGTTGAAGACGATAAAGTAACCGAAAGAGGACTTTCAATTTTGCCACCCTTCCTACCGCCATCAGGACCAGGGGGATTTCCAACAACCGGACCGGGGGGATTTCCACCAACCGGACCAGGAGGGTTTCCAGGATTCTACCCACCACGTCTTCCGTCTCATTGTGCAAAGTTCCCCGACAACTGTCCAGTAAACCATGGCCCTCAAATTGATCTTAGACCTCCAGTCAATGTTCCTTATTGTCAAAG AATTCCCTGTTCACAATCCAACCCACTTTTGGATCAAGATCTTCATCAGTGCATTCGTCAACCTGGATGTGCCTTCGACTACGAACTTTTCCAGTACAGGAGCATTTTAAGACAAGCGGTACTTCCAGGAGTCCCAGTATGTCATCTGGCCGTCAGGAATCGCGTTTTCCAACAGAAAGCAAATGAATTCGTCCAACAG TATGGATCATGGAACCCTCTCCTGACAAAATGCCTCATCAAGGAATATCAATCCGAGATATTTGGTGGGTCACCGGGATGCTACATGATTAATGTATTGGAACACTTTGGTCATTATCCGAAGAGAGCTGGATGGTCAA CAAtcactgaaagtgaatgttATCTCATTGATGGATGTTGGAAGATCACCAACACTGGAGGAACTTGCGTGTATCCACTTGAGCTCAATCACGTTACTGTCAGATCAGGAAATGATGAGGAAGACAGTCAACTTCCCGATCCGAGAGGACTTTATGGTGTTCCATCATGCATGCCGTTTAATTCTGCAGCGACTGGAGCTGAGTTTCTTTCAAGTTATCACACCTGTTTGGCCACTGGGTGCGCAATTAACGTCGACAGGGACACTTATTGGCAACAACTTTACTCGCTTGGAACCGATCTTCCTCTACATCTTCAGCAAACATATCTCAACATGATCTACTCTGGTCAAGTTAGAGCCGAcaactttaaagaaattttggaacaACTGAAGGCCAGTTCAGGTTTCGGTAATGTCTTCTCAACACACACATTTCCGGTTGGCAGTATTGATCCGTTGATTGCTTATTCGCTTAACCTCACTTCATCTCAACCCCGTCATTTGCAATTTCCAAACGTCGGAGCTCAAAATCCCAATCTCCATTCAAGTCTACTTGGTGGTCTCGGTGGCCAGGGTTCGATACCAGGCTTTGGTAATCTCGGAGGTCAGTTCCCACATGGTTTCTACCCAGGAAATCACCAACCTGCTTGCCCATACAAACCAGTGAAGTATATCAATCTTCCTCCACTCAGTGGTAGCTTTGAAGGATGCTGTGAAAAGCCTCTCTGTTACATTCCACGGCCACAGATTTATCATCCGTTTTCTGGTGTGTCGTCATATCTCACATATTGGTCCGCTTGGTCGCAATGCTCCGTCTCCTGCGGTGGTGGAAAACAAACCAGAACCAGAACCTGCGTTGGTGGCAAATGTCCCAAAGGTCACCAAACTGAACAAACGAAATACTGCAACGAGAACCCTTGTCCTTATTACCACGAGTGGACCGACTTTAGCTCCTGCAGTGTGTCATGTGGAGGCGGAGTCCGTACAAGATCACGTGTTTGCTCTGTCACAGGTCAGTGTCAAGGTATATCCACGGAGACAACACCTTGCAAACCTGGTGCTTGTCCAACTTACAACTACGGCGAGTGGACTCCGTGCAGCGCTGAATATGGAGAAGGTCAAAAGCAAAGAACCGTCAGTTGTCTCAACGGAGGAGCTTACGGATGCCCAGCTGACAGAATCGAATACGAAGAATGCGCTGTTTACTATGGCAATGTTGTTCATCAAACAGGAGTTTGCAATCCAAACACTTGCATGAAGACATCGCGTCCTCAATGCGTTACAGATAATGGTTCTCCAGGCTACTGTGAACCATCCCAGATGAGGCCTCGATCTGTACCTTGCATCGACAACTTGGTGTGTTATTGCAAAGCTTATCCAACAGCGTTTGGTTGCAACAGATCACTTAATCTTCCTTGA
- the LOC143449759 gene encoding uncharacterized protein LOC143449759 yields the protein MEGSGFTQGINLKVKGPPERGPIEVIAIISILEILEFFILVFVIRTSWTAEKNTKSICQFLISLSLLKKCFILSAVVILAQNTIFLISILLPLEYDGELCTILVLVTGLTSYNIAMITVYLFLWIKQNHLHSSPVLKSALPRWLPILSKFSLLLTLVAFVLPLVMVLANGSVSCVYRDGYCYTKRSTFPVFPTLMMGASILTQTAYTVLFCVTLKIHEKANKIAANSKTQSSRKITQRCFYFAVAAVLTDCINTVSISATISIIPEVYVNLFPKLDLFINLLCMLFCFNTLPGVMKKIVHMITCGKISFGDEDKVVANHQTARTTVPSISAVVQA from the exons ATGGAAGGTAGTGGTTTTACCCAAGGAATTAATCTAAAGGTAAAGGGCCCTCCGGAACGAGGACCAATAGAAGTTATTGCTATTATCAGTATcttagaaattttggaatttttcatCTTAGTTTTTGTTATTCGTACGTCATGGACAGCCGAAAAAAACACGAAGTCCATTTGTCAGTTTCTCATTTCTTTGTCGttgttgaaaaaa TGTTTCATTTTATCGGCGGTAGTCATACTTGCTCAAAATACAATATTCCTGATAAGTATATTGCTACCCCTGGAGTACGACGGCGAGTTGTGTACGATTCTGGTACTTGTCACTGGATTAACGTCATACAACATCGCGATGATAACCGTGTACCTCTTCCTCTggataaaacaaaaccatcTTCATTCGTCCCCAGTCTTGAAA TCTGCTCTGCCGCGCTGGTTGCCAATCCTCAGCAAGTTTTCTCTTTTGCTCACATTAGTGGCATTCGTTTTGCCTCTCGTCATGGTTTTGGCAAATGGAAGCGTCTCATGTGTTTACAGGGATGGTTACTGTTATACTAAAA GGTCTACTTTTCCTGTTTTCCCGACTTTAATGATGGGAGCTTCTATCCTTACTCAAACGGCTTATACAGTGTTATTCTGTGTGACGCTAAAGATTcatgaaaaagcaaacaaaattgcGGCGAACAGTAAAACCCAAAg CTCCAGAAAAATTACTCAACGTTGCTTTTACTTCGCGGTTGCTGCGGTGTTAACTGACTGTATCAACACGGTTTCTATCAGCGCCACAATCTCGATCATTCCTGAGGTTTACGTGAATTTGTTTCCGAAACTAGACCTGTTCATTAACTTGTTGTGCATGCTCTTTTGTTTCAATACCTTGCCGGG TGTGATGAAGAAGATCGTACATATGATCACGTGCGGTAAAATAAGCTTTGGTGACGAAGACAAAGTTGTCGCGAATCATCAGACCGCTAGAACAACTGTCCCATCCATATCAGCAGTGGTCCAGGCATGA